In the genome of uncultured Pseudodesulfovibrio sp., one region contains:
- a CDS encoding DUF2304 domain-containing protein has translation MTLFNEVSTVIALVVGGVIIWLIRRQRIGVYQTALWLGAVFCLVLFGVFPSILDWFGKLLGVHYPPVLLIIISLCILLIRLLTLEIQLTRHETSIRVLTQKMAAYEAQLADLRKDRNKAGSEDR, from the coding sequence ATGACGCTTTTTAATGAAGTCTCCACAGTGATCGCCCTGGTTGTCGGCGGCGTAATCATCTGGTTGATCCGCAGGCAACGAATCGGCGTGTACCAGACAGCGCTCTGGCTCGGGGCCGTATTCTGCCTCGTCCTGTTTGGTGTCTTCCCGTCCATTCTCGATTGGTTTGGCAAGCTGTTAGGCGTGCACTACCCCCCGGTCCTGCTGATCATCATCAGTTTGTGCATCCTGCTCATCAGGCTGCTTACCCTGGAGATCCAGTTGACGCGCCACGAGACCTCCATACGGGTCCTGACACAGAAAATGGCCGCCTACGAGGCCCAACTCGCGGACCTCAGAAAAGACAGGAACAAAGCGGGCAGCGAAGACCGGTAA
- a CDS encoding glycosyltransferase family 2 protein, which yields MLPPSRVAVIIPALNEAHTIGSVVDQVRQLGCTVYVVDDNSQDDTYSMAMAAGAEVLRLPYTAGAWMAVQAGLRHASQRAEHECFITMDGDGQHEPQYIPDLIREYEREKSNTLIGSCPQRGSRSRKFAWRLFARLTGLGIVDLTSGFRLYDLKALDVLLSDEGTMLDYQDVGVLLLLRRKGLVCREHAIGMCERVCGHSRIFDSWLDVGRYMIKTFVWIFVDWLTGREQRLQEQDGHDAF from the coding sequence ATGCTCCCCCCTTCCCGTGTTGCCGTAATCATCCCCGCTCTGAACGAGGCGCACACGATCGGCTCGGTGGTGGATCAAGTCCGACAACTCGGCTGCACTGTTTATGTGGTGGACGACAATAGTCAGGACGACACGTACAGCATGGCCATGGCCGCGGGGGCTGAAGTTCTCCGACTCCCCTACACGGCGGGAGCCTGGATGGCTGTTCAGGCGGGACTGCGCCATGCCAGCCAGCGAGCGGAACACGAGTGTTTTATCACCATGGACGGCGACGGGCAGCATGAGCCGCAATACATCCCGGATCTGATCCGGGAGTATGAAAGAGAGAAGTCCAACACCCTCATCGGAAGCTGTCCTCAACGGGGAAGCCGATCCAGAAAGTTTGCGTGGCGCCTTTTCGCGCGGTTGACGGGACTCGGCATAGTCGATCTTACTTCCGGCTTCAGACTATACGACCTCAAGGCCCTTGACGTATTGTTGTCTGACGAGGGAACGATGCTGGACTATCAGGACGTCGGCGTGTTGTTGCTTTTGCGCCGTAAAGGGCTCGTCTGCCGTGAACATGCCATCGGCATGTGTGAAAGAGTATGCGGACATTCCAGGATTTTCGATTCCTGGCTGGACGTTGGACGGTATATGATAAAGACTTTTGTCTGGATTTTCGTGGATTGGTTAACCGGCAGAGAACAACGACTCCAAGAACAGGATGGGCATGACGCTTTTTAA
- a CDS encoding autotransporter outer membrane beta-barrel domain-containing protein, with protein sequence MKRLIMLIAAIVVFAAPAAFAETNGQEQATNDVVRTASTQAVTAITSRIASVAGGGARGRQFTPVAKLDANGNFNFDTTAKEVGLASGDAANDIGIWGMGSYINFSSSASGGKYNADYYSAFAGIDWRATSDLLIGIAGGYGSLDLDKNGWNGGADDGSLKTDHEWTVLPYLAYNFTDSTVLDAAFGYTNSRYADSDGNNTGHYDATRLLSSIGLTQNYTIDAWTLSGRLGYMYIDGDMGSFSRGGTDIANPDNYLGQVSGEAKAAYLYEFGLEPYASLRYMYDVQTSSIPVGSDYDEFEGILGANWYVDDALTLGLEGGASMGRTDYESYRGQFFVRYEF encoded by the coding sequence ATGAAACGTTTGATTATGCTGATCGCTGCCATTGTCGTATTTGCCGCCCCTGCGGCATTTGCTGAAACCAACGGTCAGGAGCAGGCCACCAACGACGTCGTTCGAACCGCGAGCACTCAGGCCGTTACGGCCATCACGAGCCGCATCGCATCTGTCGCAGGGGGAGGAGCCCGCGGTCGTCAGTTCACTCCGGTCGCCAAACTGGATGCGAACGGCAACTTCAACTTCGACACCACTGCCAAGGAAGTGGGTCTCGCCTCGGGTGATGCCGCCAATGACATCGGTATCTGGGGCATGGGTTCCTACATCAATTTCAGCAGCTCTGCCAGCGGCGGCAAGTACAACGCCGATTACTACAGCGCTTTTGCCGGTATCGACTGGCGGGCCACTTCCGATCTGTTGATCGGTATTGCCGGCGGCTACGGCAGCCTGGACCTCGACAAGAACGGCTGGAACGGCGGTGCCGACGACGGTTCCCTGAAAACCGACCATGAATGGACCGTCCTGCCCTATTTGGCCTACAATTTCACTGACAGCACCGTCCTCGACGCGGCCTTCGGCTATACCAACAGCCGTTACGCCGACAGCGACGGCAACAACACCGGCCACTACGACGCGACCCGCCTGCTGAGCAGCATTGGCCTGACCCAGAACTACACCATCGACGCTTGGACCCTGAGCGGCCGCCTGGGCTACATGTACATCGACGGTGACATGGGTTCCTTCTCTCGCGGCGGAACCGACATCGCCAACCCGGACAACTACCTGGGCCAGGTCAGCGGTGAAGCAAAGGCTGCCTATCTCTACGAGTTCGGCCTGGAGCCTTACGCCTCCCTGCGTTACATGTACGACGTCCAGACCTCTTCGATTCCGGTCGGCTCCGACTATGACGAATTCGAAGGAATTCTCGGCGCAAACTGGTATGTCGATGACGCCCTGACCCTCGGCCTTGAAGGCGGAGCAAGCATGGGACGCACCGACTACGAATCCTACCGGGGCCAGTTCTTTGTACGTTACGAGTTCTAG